The genomic region GACATGAGCCATTTCGAAGAGTGAATGTTATCTGCGCCAGTCTCTAACACTGTTAAGGTTTTCTTATAGGTAATCACAAGCAATTGAGGGAATGGTACTTCTGGCCATAACGACAGTATCATCTGCATACGTGGCTGTATATGTGTTCTTTGATAGTGGAAGATCTGCCGTGAACAAAGTGTACAAGACGAGGCCTAGAACACTTCCTTGTGGTACATCTGCTCTGATTGCGTGAAGGTTAGTGATTTCGTTGTTtactttatcaaaaaaatgtctatttTGCAAGTATGATTTTGTGAGCATATAACAGTTGTGCGGTAAGCCCTGCTTAAGCTTGTATAGCAGGCCTTCATGCCGGACTTTATCGAAGGCTTGCGCTATATCTAAAAATGCCGCTGTACAGTACTGCCGCCTCTCAAGTGCTTGTCAAGCGaaatcagatatttttatgaggagctttttcatggcagagatactctcagaggtttgccattgcttgcctaggggcgaccgctattagaaacatttttgtcacaattttggtgttttcaatggtagtcacgcaccaacccattcggctacggcggccgaaatctactttttataatattaagaaaaaaataaatatttacaataatttaacggcaatggcatgagccgtctatcgatttatttttcgtacaaaaaaattattcggtttacggtttttaaaaccagttaaaCACGTTTATTAAGTAATCTCTGTATCTAAAGGCATATTTAATGAAACGCAAAAGTTTATCCCAATCATCATTTTCCCATTGAGAACCTCAATCAGTTGTGAATCATTTAAGGTAAAAGTTTTATTTCCTGTGTCAAATCTGTagtaatttaaaattaccatGTCACTTCTAGCCCTCATTATCCACATGCTTGATTCTATAtcatagttttttaaataaaacagacCTTTTGACCACTCTAATTCCTTATATATCCTCCTAGTACTTAAggctttttgtatgtacatattcatcCTAACCtggttgtggtttgttaaaagGAATTTTGCATCTTCTATCCAGCTATCTATTCGTCAAATGACAtcgttttttactaaacaacCTTTTTAGATCTCTAATCCAaaagacttctttctttataacaattttggaCAGATAATCTGGCGATTTTCTgagtatataaacaaaattctgtGCATATACTTAAGGAACAGTTCTAAAGtgaacaaatgattttcttgcaTGTCGGTTTCCAAAAAAAGTAGTGTATGTAGGAATATACGATGGTAGCTTCAGAATTCgctttacaaaatacttttgcaaCCCGAAACCCCACATCTGTGCTGCGTATGATTGTATTGAACGACAAACTGCAAGAAAAAGTTTCCATTTAGCTTGAATTGAAATTTCTGAACACCATTATTTGAGACATTGGGCGGTTTACTTCAAGATTCCACAGGTTGCAGTAGCTTTCAAGGTTATTAATCATCGCTTGTAGTTTGCCTGGGTGATGCGCtaacaaaatgatatcattCGGGTACATTAGAAGTCTAATATGTTTCCTTTCTATGTTTAATCCTCGTTCTAAGCTTTCATGTAAGTCGTTTATGTAAAGAGCAAATAGTATTGGCGACAATAAGCATCCCTGTTTGACGCCTGAGATTGTTTTGTATCTGAATGTATCTGAAATTTCTGAGCCATTCCATACAACTGTCATTGTATCGCTGTAGTCGCCAAAACACGtgtaaattttcttcttttcttttaatttttaatggacAATAGCGGCTAAATTGAATATATTGTCGACTGTGGAGTAATTCTTCCTGAAGCCGGCTTTATACTCGTTTAAGATACTGTTCCTTTCAGTCCAAGAGGTTATTCTTACGTTAATAATGCCAATCATAACTTTAGCAATGCAGTTCATGAATGAAATTTCTCTGTAGTTTCCTACCAGGGCAGGATCCCCTTTTTTGAAGATAGTAAAAACTACGCTGGTTCTAAAAGCCTCGCCTACTTTGCATTTTTCGTAAAGATTTGTGTAACCATTTGCCATAGCCGTAATGACAGTACatagctttgttgttgttattgttgttgttaacagcataggtagccctgtcagtgttggcatatcatcgttcgtcttcgtctagctcatcttgGGGTAGGCCCAGggaacatgctgtttcgacgggttgggtccagagggagaggggggttagatgagtcggtttaagggggcatgtgaagaggtggttagtgtcgggcggggtaccttcacatgccggacatgtgtttgtatgtcggggtcgattctggatatgtaggagtttaacctgctacagtatccagaacgtagttgtgccagtgttacacgggtctcacggggaagctggagctcttcgtctgcaataggtggtggttggactccgattacggcattcacaggacgggagttcaagaaggtggtaacggtctcccggtgaatgtcgtttattgactgtctaaatactgtccggtccagtaggttacggtcagttttgtcctggatttcgtcagcgtagtctaggaggtgtctcctgacgtgcctgggaggcggctcgggctcaagcaggtgtctgcaggtatgagacctgcggtaacatccaagcaggaactgcttgctgagcaatttgttgtgctccacaactgggagcatttgtgcctcgttatgaaggtgttggatgggtgacatcaggatcagggaaactcccgctggtggttggggaagcttcgagatgtagaaattgaacagcaagggagaaaggacaccaccctgcggtacgccttgcttaatctttttctgctttgaagtttgatctcgaaatatcactgacgaatgccgaccgctcagatagttcgcggaccacctcttcagccgtggcgggagtgtcgactgataaatgtcaTCTAGGAGCGTGGAATGGCGTGGAAAGCCTTTTTCAAGTCCAACGCAGGGGCggtttggttaagcccgcgatttatctgggcgtttatggcggtgagtgcagtggtggtgctgtgcactcgtcggaaaccgtgctgatgtggggctggacCAGGTGTTCCGtctagagtgggagtaggagggcttcaagtgtcttcactactggggaaaggagagttatcggccgatgagactccccttggttggcgggtttcccaggtttcagtagtgggaccactctccctgccttccacttgtcagggatgatgagagtggccagggacagattgaaaacccttgtgaggaatcctactcccaggggtcccagatgcttcagcatcagcgcgtttaagccgtcagggccaatggctttcgatgatttcgacttgttgatggccccctgaacctcatcaccggagaaagtaagtggcgcactgtcgttcgtcagtttgtgcagccttctggtagcacgacgtttggttctatcgcccggaggatgcaatatgaaaagccggctaaaatagctcgcgcatctcttcgggtccgacgaagtgcaaccattgaaggtgatagccaccttgtcgttgtgcttcgtcgggtttgacagggacctaacggtggaccagagcttactcaccccagaggtgaggttacaggtcttgaggtgctcaacccatttagtccgcttatgctgatttaccagttgccggatttccaaattgagatcccttatgcggggatctccgggatcggcctggcgtaggtcgtcacgctcgtttgctaaactggctgcttcggctgggaaatgaggacgaatgtccttataacttccagctggaatgaagcgagccgcaacagctgtgagcaccttgcggaatgcgcgttcgcctacgcgctcatcagtggggatgggaagagtggcgaaggtgtcctcggtgaattccatgaagccggcccaattagcttttttaaagttaaaataggaccggtgattcgcggaaacgaggtcggcaggtctctcaatcgacacgataatgggcaaatggtctgatgcaagcgatagcataggtcgccacgttatgctatttatcagacccgcgctagcaattgttaggtcagacgagctgctgcaattgcccactaccctggtgggggcgtcgtcgttcactgtgctgaatgtcgagtcgtctatctgctctgccagttgctgtaccctacgatcatttggcaggcttgaatgccaaagatcgtgatgcgcattgaagtgtgtctgtgcacgttatagccatccctggtgattagagatgacctagcgtgcagctttgtttcttggaccacagctattttaatactgtgccggctcataaagtcaactatctcgtcgaccttactcgtaagtccgttgcagttaaatTGGAAAAGTTTGAAGCTTATCGGTGAGGTCAGTGTaattcggggggtgagggacgcgtggggttgTCTACGTTGGACCTGCGGCGCAATCCACTAtggttgttgcggcctgatggtggtgggcggccgcgcctccgGGGGCGGttgtgggtgcagagctctgcagcaagggacaacgtaggcagttgttcactcacgggtggtgcgcaggccggaacatctccgaaaatggcaccagccattgcaagaattgcactggactgataccagattccgaggtattacggcctgacacacggaacagactgtgcgggggaccagcagctgctggtttgtccccacactggggttggagcaggaagGAAGAGGAGGGGTtgaaggggagttgtgttgctcggataggctcctcaccgtggaggtgtgggtagtggtggcggttggtagtgcctgcctatcagggggtgtagtagccgtggaggcatcagacgcctgctggcgggagcaacacgtggccacataccgtgtggaccactccctatgtgaCTTAAGACCCCAGCAGGTCTTAaagtggctccacccgttgcacttgttacacctaaccgaggtggagttcgggtgaagccgtttgtggcagacgcagcagtagaatacttctggcccagggttggattcgattccagctctgaggagaagtatttggagcaggaTTGCTGTGAGactttgctcctgtgacgtaaggggtgggATGATATGggtttcactagacagggctagtatactggggcggcagcccttggttgggaaaaacccgagtcattctggtacgtagaaccggctgccatgggaatgctaGCTTTCTCTAAGGGTACTTAAACTTTGAAATTACGAGATTCTTGCTTCTTCACATtctttgttaaacaaaaatcaaGGAAAATCTTACCTCTACCATTCTCTATCTGATCCTTTGAGTTTCTTATTTCGAACCATGTACTGACCGCTACCAAGTCttggagttgttgttgttgtttcccaATTCGCGCATTCATATCACCTATTACAATAGAATGggattaataataatatcttcTAGGCAAAgtgtaattatattatttatttatttccgccACTCAGCTTGTCTTATAGGTATATGtggcatataatataataaatattgggGCTAAATGGAAATCGAAAATTCTTCGAACGGATGGATTAATGTTGAAGAGGATGGTTGCATATGTAGAAGTCCTCGCGGGAAAGTCTCTGATTGGAATTCTCCTGAGAGTGgctaggacgattcttctgcatatagtCCAAGAAGCTCACAACTCCCGGTCTTCgcctaagtatcctctggatAGCTTCTGAACATCCGTTTGAGAGAGAGCTAATGTGAGAGGGCGAAGCAAACCTGGATATCTGGTTGTACTATGCGCTAGGTTTGGCAAAAACCATAGAAGAAAATTggagtataaataaaattggcgcCACTATAATAGAATGatttatttctttgaatatctTTTACCTAAAAAATCATCACCACTTAGCGGGCTAAATTTTGTAGTACCATTTCTTGTTAGTCAATTAATTTAGAGCTGTGGAAAGAGGAATTCATTGAAGCTTGTTGCTGTtgcaattattatttgtttgagAATGTCCCGCTAATCTTTCTCTGTTACACCTAAGTTTTCCTAGGATCCTACCCAACTCAAGTAAAGGTTCTACTCTCCTCTTTATTATCAGCATTTTTAATATATGCGAAAAGTTCTACATGGATTCGAGGCCACGCACGCTGATCGCCTCATGCAAACTCAAGTTCAGATAATTCTTTCTTGAAAGGATTTTTACTCATTTGCCCAGTgtgaaatattagaaaattgCACTCTTAGTAGTGGAGAAATATTAAGTTCATTGAATCAGTCTAGCCTAACTTATGTCAGTCTAGCCTAACTAATGTAAGCCCCAGCAATACCACATCCAGTTACAATACTCGATAATGAATGGATAATTGAAAGTGGAGGGAGCGGGatacagattggagtctttagtgtcagtcaggctgcactaaaggccctggagaacgcaaagcTAATCTCGAAGATTGTTCAACAATGTTTGAGGAAACATAATTCTGTTCATTCAAGACGGAATAAGCTTGTCAtgccgatgtcatgagaatgagcaAATTTTGTTCCCTTTCAGATAtcttcagatttgccaaagaatctggaagaTTCTCAATGGACTAGCTGCCTCTGTTTCTATTCTATCTTATCTCCTTCTCTATCACCTCTCTACTTTCCTCCTTGTCTATCAGTGCTATCCCATCGGTGCTTCTTGGTTCgacctttcaaatttcaataccGTGCTTGTGTGCATCTTGCAAACATCTTAAACATTGCACCACGGGAGGACGAATTATGACTCGCTTGTAGTAGCAATAAGTATAGATATTTTTAAACACTACTTTCATTTCGATAAAATTATAACAATTCCTTTGTCCTTGGTTGTAAAAGCGTAGTTTTAAACGGTTTGCGGAACCGACTCGTCACTCTCGTATCTGGTTATTCTATTATAACTCGCCGTGGGTTTCTATCCTCTTTACTTTTTCGTTGAAACTTAAACATTTAATGTCTAAAATGCAAGTACTTATTtcagttcaaaaatatttttagcaaatgtatttctttttaagCAAACGGTggccgacgtagccgaatgggttggtgcgtgactactattcggaattcacagagaacctaggttcgaaactcggtgaaacaccaaaataccggtcgcccctcggcaggcaatggcaaacctcataATAACAAcctcatcataaaaaaatatctgccgttcagagtcagcttgaaactgcaggtccctccatttgtggaacaacatcaagacgcacaccacaaatacgaggaggagctcggccaaagaccccaaaagagtgtacgcgccaattatatttatatatataaccaAAACAGTTTCCACGTGAGCTAGTTACTCACTTCGTTTCTCGATGAACGCgaataaaaaatagtcataGAATTACTCTGGtaagaatattatatttacattcaaagtcaatattttgatttacaaTTATCTTCTGTAAGTTTTAATTCATTTCATATCCGCCATCAACAGAGAGTGATTCGGAAGAATCTATTGAATCCGAATCAGAGGCAaatgaatctgaatcagagtctaatgaatctgaatcagagtcAAATGAATCTGAATCAGACTCAAATGAATCTGAAAAAGAGTTTAATGAATTTCTAGCATAGCGTAAAGAATTTTTAACAGGGTATAATGAATCTCCAGCAGGGTCTAATGAATCTTCAGCTGCGTCGAATGCATCTTTAGCAGAATCTAATGAATCTGTAGTAGAATTCAATGAATCTCCAACAGCTTTTAATGAATCTTTATCAGAGTCGAACGAATTTCCTGAGAAATATTCAGGAGACCCTATTGAATATGCAGCATTTCCATGGGCGCTCGGCCATTCGCTGATGAGTCCGATTACTGTAAatggaaattatttataatttcaaccAATTTCTCAATGATTAAATCGACACTTTACCACTAATCAGCACAAAGAAGCAAacaaatttcttcaacattttgttAACACAATTTCTAACACACGATTTAGGACTGTCTGACGAAGCTTTCACAGTAAGGGGTTTTTATAGCAAACGCAGTAGACAAAAGATACTGAAGTACTGAAGTTTTTTATCATACAATCACGTGGAACGAATTTGAGGCGTGCAGTGGAACACAGGCTTACATATAAATAGGTAGAAATAATAGTACCGTTACTATCAgcaattaatttataatattatttctaCATATGAACTCACATTCATCCGTGTACCACTCTTTTCTGTCTAGCCAACAAACTTTCGACAAGAATACCAGAGAGAAATGAGTGGAAAGTCGGCACGCCCCTCAACTAATTTCACAGATGGCTCCAATGATAGGTAGTGGGTTTCTCCCGAGGTTCCTTCACTACACTTCTGCCTCATCTTAGTGGTCAACAGTTCTACCTAGTGGGTTAGTAAATATCCAAATCTGTGGCAAATCGAAACAGAAATATGATTCAAAATAATTGGACCCCAGCGCCAATATAACGGATGCATTAAGAATACGAGTTACATATTAAGTTCGACGATCTTCACAAGACACATTTCGCTGGGTGTAatgttgtattatttatttatctatttatacagggtggcgcacgaatcgtactacaaaaacaaaacgtaatcactttttttctgtgtgagtaatcggcttttttttttattttgcagattagtatttagatttacaaaaaatggaggcttgggataccgaaaagaggatatggatagtgcagcggtaccatgctttgcagtccatcatttccgtccaaagggaatttaggcgggagtttggcggcactcccccgagcagatggaccattatgaggctggtgaacatgtttgctgaatctggaagcatcgcacgcagaccataccatcgagatccccatgttcgggtcggagccacaatcgcggctgtagcatcgtcaattcaggcaaatccaagagtttcgactcataacttgtcggcgcaaattggagttagcagacggtcattgcagcggatagttcatgatgacttaaacttgtttccgtacaaagttcaaatcacaagcaaattaaaccctctggatttgcctattcgcctggaattttgccaaaaaattattgaaatggccgaagaagacaacaacttcataaattgcttgtttatgtctgatgaggcccattttgatctaaacggcaatgtaaacaagcaaaattgccgtatatggagtcaatcaaatccgcaaatactccatgagatggaactgcacccagaacgagtcacagtgtggtgcgcagtttcatcaaggtgcattgtcgggccatacttcttcgaagaaaacggtgtaacagggactgtaaatggggaccgttatttaaacatgttgaatgagtttttttatccagaactgcggcgaagacgtatcccttttaacagcatttggttccagcaagatggagcaactgcacatatagccagaccggttatggaggagctccaacgaaaatttagaaatacattgatatccagaaattccactttccgctggcccccaaggtcacctgacctcactgcaccagatttttttttatggggttatctcaaacaagaggtgtataaaacaaaaccaagtattttgactgaattgaagcagtccatcacaacaataattgaggcgatcccgacttcaacccttcagtgcgcaatgaacaactttctcatcaggtgtcgcatatgcgtgaatgagcatggaggtcatttacgttctattattttcaaaactaattagttacataaaataaaattgaattatctatacaataaaaaaacaaaaagttaaatacattgattagaaaaaaagttattacgttttgtttttgtagtacgatttgtgcgccaccctgtatatgccaTATGATTTCTTTTAACTCTCCATATTTTGTGGTTGCTAACCTACTTATAGTAGATCTCCTGAAGaagatttctttaaatttttcgatcagctgaaacaacattttttgtttttaattagagGTTGG from Anastrepha obliqua isolate idAnaObli1 chromosome 2, idAnaObli1_1.0, whole genome shotgun sequence harbors:
- the LOC129239332 gene encoding aspartate and serine-rich protein-like codes for the protein MLKKFVCFFVLISVIGLISEWPSAHGNAAYSIGSPEYFSGNSFDSDKDSLKAVGDSLNSTTDSLDSAKDAFDAAEDSLDPAGDSLYPVKNSLRYARNSLNSFSDSFESDSDSFDSDSDSLDSDSDSFASDSDSIDSSESLSVDGGYEMN